Proteins encoded by one window of Modestobacter marinus:
- a CDS encoding class I SAM-dependent methyltransferase produces the protein MTGSDTQTFFSSRAATWEERFPDDGPRFERAVAELGVRAGDAVLDAACGTGRALPVLRAATGPAGLLVGLDLTAEMLTEARRRGRGELAHLVRGDVTRLPFADRSYDVLFASGLVSHLPDPEDGLRELARVAADGARLGLFHPVGRAALARRHGRELTPDDVRSEPRIRELLSRTGWRVTEVDDAEDRWLVTAARRGRR, from the coding sequence CTGACCGGCAGCGACACCCAGACGTTCTTCTCCTCCCGGGCCGCCACCTGGGAGGAGAGGTTCCCCGACGACGGGCCCCGGTTCGAGCGGGCCGTCGCCGAGCTGGGGGTGCGCGCCGGGGACGCCGTCCTCGACGCCGCCTGCGGCACCGGGCGGGCCCTGCCGGTGCTGCGTGCCGCCACCGGACCGGCCGGCCTGCTCGTCGGCCTGGACCTGACCGCGGAGATGCTCACCGAGGCGCGGCGACGGGGACGCGGGGAGCTCGCACACCTGGTCCGCGGCGACGTCACCCGGCTGCCGTTCGCGGACCGGTCGTACGACGTCCTCTTCGCCTCCGGTCTGGTCTCCCACCTGCCCGATCCCGAGGACGGTCTGCGCGAGCTGGCCCGGGTGGCCGCCGACGGCGCCCGGCTGGGGCTGTTCCACCCGGTCGGGCGGGCCGCGCTGGCCCGGCGGCACGGCCGGGAGCTCACCCCCGACGACGTGCGCAGCGAGCCGCGGATCCGGGAGCTGCTCAGCCGCACCGGATGGCGCGTCACCGAGGTCGACGACGCCGAGGACCGGTGGCTGGTCACGGCAGCGAGGCGCGGGCGCAGGTAG
- a CDS encoding lytic transglycosylase domain-containing protein, producing MSRARRGRRTTTRATRVRAPGIVASAGITTALVAFLPAASAAPGVAPAPSQSPRLTAVEADALVPRPPSGPRDESVSTLEPPLEPSLEPLLQTVALGTTADPAADPAADPGSAPEAAAAPTGEPSPLAASGIPSTALVAYQNAAALSADCGISWTLIAAIGRVESNHGRFAGAVLHTDGLSSPPIIGIPLDGTNNTALILDSDDGLLDGDTVYDRAVGPMQFIPTTWAMYDSDGNGDGRRDPFNINDAAVATGRYLCAAGGDLSTPEGQAEAVFAYNHSDSYVATVLELSATYAGTAPEPVPTPDGPAPTVPPAAPAPPPALDPPPAVDPPPAVEPPVDSVEPPPLLAAPEPPAEPAPPAAPEPPAEPAPVPEPAPAPAPEPEPVPAPAPEPEPVPAPAPEPEPLPAPAPEPEPVPAPEPAPAPEPAPAPAPEPEPAPAPAPEPEPAPAPEPEPVPAPEPVPAPAPEPVPAPEPAPAPEPEPSSGPVLCGVQFSPAEPVVVDVVDGTGDPVLVEAVTRVLTDAGLTLGTVSSADVDHSAIEHLESQEEPVRQLAEALGAVSLLRPATGEHLTVVLGSADAAALAEELTTLAAESCDTAPTDTEATD from the coding sequence GCGTGCGCCCGGCATCGTCGCCAGCGCGGGCATCACCACCGCACTGGTCGCCTTCCTCCCCGCGGCCAGCGCCGCACCAGGGGTGGCGCCGGCACCGTCGCAGTCCCCGCGCCTGACGGCCGTGGAGGCGGACGCGCTCGTGCCCCGCCCGCCGTCCGGTCCGCGGGACGAGTCCGTGTCCACGCTGGAACCACCGCTGGAACCGTCGCTCGAACCGCTGCTCCAGACCGTGGCGCTCGGGACCACCGCCGACCCCGCCGCCGACCCCGCCGCCGATCCCGGCAGCGCCCCGGAGGCCGCCGCAGCCCCGACCGGCGAGCCCTCGCCGCTGGCCGCCAGTGGCATCCCGTCGACCGCCCTGGTGGCCTACCAGAACGCCGCCGCGCTCTCCGCCGACTGCGGCATCAGCTGGACGCTGATCGCCGCCATCGGCCGGGTCGAGTCCAACCACGGGCGTTTCGCCGGCGCCGTCCTGCACACCGACGGGCTGTCGAGCCCGCCGATCATCGGCATCCCGCTCGACGGCACCAACAACACCGCCCTGATCCTGGACTCCGACGACGGCCTGCTGGACGGCGACACCGTCTACGACCGCGCCGTCGGGCCCATGCAGTTCATCCCGACCACGTGGGCGATGTACGACAGCGACGGCAACGGCGACGGGCGCCGCGACCCCTTCAACATCAACGACGCCGCCGTCGCCACCGGCAGGTACCTCTGCGCTGCCGGGGGAGACCTGTCCACGCCGGAGGGCCAGGCGGAGGCCGTCTTCGCCTACAACCACTCCGACAGCTACGTCGCGACGGTGCTGGAGCTGTCCGCCACCTACGCCGGGACGGCGCCGGAACCGGTGCCCACCCCGGACGGGCCGGCGCCGACCGTGCCCCCGGCCGCGCCCGCCCCGCCGCCGGCCCTGGACCCGCCGCCCGCCGTCGACCCGCCGCCGGCGGTCGAGCCGCCGGTCGACTCGGTCGAGCCCCCGCCGCTCCTGGCCGCGCCGGAACCGCCGGCCGAGCCGGCCCCGCCGGCCGCGCCGGAACCGCCGGCCGAGCCCGCCCCGGTTCCTGAGCCCGCCCCGGCTCCCGCGCCGGAGCCGGAGCCCGTGCCCGCCCCGGCTCCCGAGCCGGAGCCCGTGCCCGCCCCGGCTCCCGAGCCGGAGCCCCTGCCCGCCCCGGCTCCTGAGCCGGAGCCCGTACCTGCGCCGGAGCCCGCGCCGGCACCGGAGCCCGCCCCGGCGCCCGCGCCGGAGCCGGAGCCCGCCCCGGCGCCCGCGCCGGAGCCGGAGCCCGCCCCGGCGCCGGAGCCGGAGCCCGTGCCCGCGCCGGAGCCCGTGCCCGCCCCGGCTCCCGAGCCTGTGCCGGCCCCGGAGCCTGCGCCCGCCCCGGAACCGGAGCCGAGCTCCGGGCCGGTCCTGTGCGGCGTCCAGTTCTCGCCGGCCGAGCCGGTCGTCGTCGACGTGGTCGACGGCACCGGTGACCCGGTGCTGGTCGAGGCGGTGACCCGGGTCCTCACCGACGCCGGTCTCACGCTCGGCACGGTCAGCAGCGCCGACGTCGACCACTCGGCGATCGAGCACCTGGAGAGCCAGGAGGAGCCGGTGCGGCAGCTGGCCGAGGCGCTCGGAGCGGTCTCGCTGCTCCGGCCCGCGACGGGGGAGCACCTCACCGTCGTCCTGGGCTCGGCCGACGCGGCTGCGCTGGCCGAGGAGCTGACCACCCTCGCCGCCGAGTCCTGCGACACCGCCCCCACTGACACGGAGGCGACCGACTGA